The genomic interval AGGGTGCTTAAGCCAGGTGGTTTGTTTAGCCTGACTTTCGCTCCGCGTGAGTTTATGGAGAAATTACCTTTTACCCAATATAATTTTCACTTATACAGCAGAGAAGAGGCTGAAGAATTATTAATCAGTAGTGGTTTTGAGATCAGAGAAGTACATCTTCACAAAGAAATGGTCAGGAGCAATGCTGCCGGCATGATAGTAGAGCGTGATATTATCATTATCAATGCGTTTAAATCACCCGATTAATCATTTATCGGTGAAATGATCAAGCAAAAGTTTATTGAAATCCGCTATGTGATATTTTGCAGTTTCGTCTTTAATCACTCCTGATCTTAACACTTGTACGGTTACCATTCCCAGGTGGTTGCCAGCAGCTATTTCAGAAACCGGATTGTCGCCAATTACCATAACATTTTCGGCTTTAAGTTTATATTTCTCCTGAATTTGCAGAAACAGTTCTGCCTTTCCAAGAAAACTGCTCTTTTCATTGTCATGAATCAATATTTCCTGAAAATCTTTGTCAATACCCAGGTTGCTGATTTTGAGTTGCTGAAATCCAGTATAACCGGAAGTTACCAAAAATCTGAGACCCGGAATTTGTTTGAGGTAAGGATAGTCCGGATAGGTTTGTAAAGGGTAATCTATTTTTAAAGCAGAGAAGGCTTTTACGGCCTCCCCATACATTTTTGCATTAAATCCATACAACATTGCCACATCCCTGAGTGAATGTCTGTAGCAGTCTTCTAATGCATTTTGTAACTTATCTTCAGTAAGTGTTCCATTGTTATGATTAACAATGGCTTCTAAAACAGGTTTTACAACTTCTTTGGTAATTGTTCCTGTAGGGAAAATAGTGTCATCCAAATCATAAATTATAGCATCGAATTTCTTCATAAACCTGAGCTATATGATCTGGTGAAGTTTTACATATTGCAGTAACATAATTGTTTTTCCGTCTTTAATCTCTCCATTAGCTATCATAGTCATTGCCTGGTCAATAGAAAGTTCCAGTACTTCGATATTTTCCTGCTCATGTGCTAACCCACCACCTTCATGTATTTTCATGTCTTTGGTGTAAGCTGCAATAAAAAAGTACAAAATTTCTGTCACTGAACCCGGTGACATATAAGCCTCAAATATTTTGCGTACTTCAGTTACTTGATATCCGGTTTCTTCTTCTGTTTCTCTTTTGATACAATCTTCTGCATTGTCTTTATCTAATAATCCGGCGCAGGCCTCAATCAGTAATCCGGATTCATTTCCATTGATATAAGTTGGCAGTCTGAACTGCCGGGTCAGGATAACAGTTTGTTGTTCTTTGTTATACAATAAAATTACTGCGCCATTTCCCCGATCGTATGCCTCTCTGTCTTGTGTTTGTATCGTACCATCTTTCAATGAATATTGGTAAGTTATCTTTTTAAGCGTATACCAGTTATCAGAAAGAAGTTCTGTGTTTATTATCCTTATGTTATCAATCATTGTAGGTGTTCAGTTATAAGCGCAAATTAGATAGAAATGAGTGTATTCTGTTAATTTTCTGGAATAATATGGACAAATATTTACCAAGCATATTTTGAGAGTTTATCCTATTTTAGTAAGCTATTTAATAAAATCGTTTGACAAAATCCTTCTGCCTTTAAAAGAACTGGCTATAGGAACCTTGATTTAGGTCCTGTTAACTCATGAAGATTCTCGGTGATCCGTTCAATTTTCCAGTCCCACCATTTAAGCTCTAAAAGTTCCTCTATCTTTTCTTCAGAAAATCGTTTTCTGATTTCTTTTCCAGGATTTCCTCCTACAACGGTATAAGGTGGCACATCTTTGGTTACTGTAGTATTGGTAGCGATAATTGCACCATCTCCAATATTGACTCCGGGCATTATCGTTGCATTTGAACCAATCCAAACATCATTTCCAACGATGGTATCTCCTTTAAAAGGCAATTCTTCCATCTTGTGCGTCACCTTTTCCC from Pedobacter sp. WC2423 carries:
- a CDS encoding HAD family hydrolase — protein: MKKFDAIIYDLDDTIFPTGTITKEVVKPVLEAIVNHNNGTLTEDKLQNALEDCYRHSLRDVAMLYGFNAKMYGEAVKAFSALKIDYPLQTYPDYPYLKQIPGLRFLVTSGYTGFQQLKISNLGIDKDFQEILIHDNEKSSFLGKAELFLQIQEKYKLKAENVMVIGDNPVSEIAAGNHLGMVTVQVLRSGVIKDETAKYHIADFNKLLLDHFTDK
- a CDS encoding Vat family streptogramin A O-acetyltransferase — its product is MMMKGPDKDEKYPISHYNRLCFLKNIITSPNIIVGDYTYYDDFKDVYNFERNVKYHFDFIGDKLIIGKFCMIASGVTFIMNGANHKMDGITAYPFNIFGNGWEKVTHKMEELPFKGDTIVGNDVWIGSNATIMPGVNIGDGAIIATNTTVTKDVPPYTVVGGNPGKEIRKRFSEEKIEELLELKWWDWKIERITENLHELTGPKSRFL
- the nudK gene encoding GDP-mannose pyrophosphatase NudK; this translates as MIDNIRIINTELLSDNWYTLKKITYQYSLKDGTIQTQDREAYDRGNGAVILLYNKEQQTVILTRQFRLPTYINGNESGLLIEACAGLLDKDNAEDCIKRETEEETGYQVTEVRKIFEAYMSPGSVTEILYFFIAAYTKDMKIHEGGGLAHEQENIEVLELSIDQAMTMIANGEIKDGKTIMLLQYVKLHQII